The Syntrophorhabdus sp. genome segment CGATCGATGGACCTGGCGGAAGCTCACGAAATATTCCTTCACGATCTTAAGGGGCCTTATTTGAGTTTGACATCTCTTGCACGAAAAAAGACCGGGATCGGCGGCGAATCTGTCCATCCGCTTCAAGGAATAGCTCGACTCCTTCCCGCAATCTCCGCATCTGAACGTCATACTCTTTATCCATATGAGGTTCCATTCATCACACACAGGCTCGTATCCGATCAGTTCCATCCCGCAGGTCATCATATCCTCAACAGCCCTGACAAATCGGGGATAGAACCGGAAGAATCTCACAACGTCACCCTGCTTGTTATCGATGATGCTGTTGCATCCGGGACAGCCGATCATCCTCGCCGCGAGAATGTCATTGACCCGGTCTTCACTGAAAAAGAACCGGTCGAGGCATCTTCGGCATATAAAGGCAGCATCTCTCGGAAACATCCAGATTCCTTTCTTGTTTTCAAATCTGATTTGATTCTAACAAAAGAAACCGGGGTTAGCAATGTCAAAAGTTAAGCGGAAAATTGACAGTCGCCAGGGAGGACTCTTCGAGTACCTGAAACCCGAGGCGCCTCCCGCTCCCGGGAGCCTCAACGTCAGCGCCCGGATCCGCCAGGCGGTCTCCTCGGCGATCAAGAAGTCCGGCATGGACCGGGTCGACATCTGCTCGGCTGTCTACAAGCTCACCGGTATCGAGGTGCCGAAGAGCACCCTCGACAACTGGTCGGCGGAGAGCCGGGATCTCACCGGCGACATCATCGACCATAACGGGAATAAGAGGTGGGGCATGTCCGTCGACGTCCTCGCAGCCTTCTGTGAGGTATGTCGCGACTACGAGGTGCTCTTTATCCTGGTTGAAGCCTGCAACTACAAGGCCCTGAAGGGAAAGGACGTCGTCCGGGCCAGGGCGGGGCTCCTCAAGGAAGAGATCACCAGGAAGCAGCAGGAACTGAAGGAACTGGAGCGGGCGCTCCTGGAACACTAAACAAGGAGGGAATGTCGTGGCCACATCCTACAAACGCATCGAGGCCGTCAGGAAGACCGGCGAGATCCTGAAATTCCTGGCCGGACAGAAAGAACCCACCACCGGGCCCAGGATCGCAGAGGCGGTGAACCTGCCGACGGGCACGACCATGTGCCACCTCGCGACCCTGGAAGACCTGGGATTTGTCTCGACCGTGGGCGATCGCTACCGTCTCGGCATGGGCCTGGCACTCTTCTGGGCGAGGGTCCGGAGCACCCTCGAGGCCGACAGGGCAAGGATAGATCTGGATATCAAATCTCTGGACATGGAGGAATAAATGGCAAGGACACCACGGGTTACAGACGAACAGGTCGAGGCCTCGAAGGAGATCTACAGGATCGCGAGGGAAGAGGCGGACATCGAGATAACAAAGCTTCGCGCCGAGATGGAGGCCAGGGGCAACCAACGCGAGGCCATGGGCATCCTCAAGAAGATACGTCACGACAGGGCTCACAATGACCTCATCGAGGCCGTTGTGCTGTACCGGGTCAAGGAGAACAAGGGATACAAAGACGGCGGCCTTACCTGGGCGCAATTTTGTGAGTCCGTCGGATATGAGGTCCGAACGGCCGACAACATCATCAACGATCTTCGCCCGCTCTTCAATTCATTTTCGGCAAACGTTTCCGATTTCTTAGGAATCAGTTTCAATAAAATTCGCTACTTAGGCAAAGCCATTTCGGCAGATTTTGCCGAAATTTCCGATGGCGCCCTTGTCATCGAAGGTGAGAAGATCCCCCTCACCCCCGAGCACAAGGACGAGATCGAAGCCGCGATCGACAAGCTCCAGGAGGACCTCAAAAAACAGAAAGAGGACTTCGCTGCCCAGAAAAAGGCCCATGAGCGCGTGCAGGCAGATACGCATAAGACCCTGACGAAGCTCGAAAAGGAACTGGCCCGTCACAAGGGCTTCCTGGAGGACAGGGACCTCAACGACGAGGACGCCGCGTTCGTGAAGAAGGTCTCCCTCCTCAAGACGGCCTTCGATGGCTATCTTTTGACCCTGGATCCCGAAAACATCGAGGAGCTGCAGATTGGCAAGGAACCATCCGTCCGCATGCGGGCGGAGTATCTCACGGCGCTCTCGTACATGAAGATGCAGATCCTCACGATCTACGAGATGGCGGAGGGTATGTACGGGGACTGCATCATGATCCCCGAAAAGATGCCCGCCTTTGGGGCGGCGAAAGGCTCGCAGGGCGAAGCTGAGTGAGGTGGATCGTGTGGCAGGAAGACCTGGCGAGTGAACTCAAGAACGCAGACAACGCGGCGGCAAGAACGAGGGTGATCGAGGGATACACTCAGCGGACGGGCTTAAGCTCACAACATCTCTACCGTGTCGCCCGCCAGTTCGGTTATGTCTCCGGTCGTAAGGCGCGTGCCGACAAGGGTGTCCGGAGATCGGGGCTCACCGACAGGCAGGTGGAGCTGGTGGCCGGCCTCATACAGACCACGGCCCGCGAGGTCAAGGGCCCCATCATGCCCGTCGAGCGGTCCCTGGAGATCGCCGCCGACTCCGGCTGCCTTGAGGCGGACCAGGTCACCCCCGCGGGGATGAGGAACATCCTCAGGACGCACCAGCTCAACGCCGCGAGCATGAAGGTCGCGGACCCGCACAGCCGCATGCGCTCCCTCCATCCAAACCACTGCCATGTCTTCGATGTCAGTGTCTGCATCCAGTACTACCTCAAGGGAAAAAAGGGCCTGTGCATCATGGATGAGCGGGATTTTTATAAAAACAAGCTGCACAATTTCGCGAAGGTAAAGGCCCGGCTCCTGCGGTACGTGATCGTCGACCATTTCTCCGGCATGTTCTACTTCCGGTACTTTGAGGCTGCCGGCGAGTCACAGAACAACCTCTACACGTTTCTCGTTGAAGCCTGGCGGGGACGGGACGATGAACGTTACCCCTTCCGCGGGGTTCCCTTCCACCTGCTTATGGATAACGGCGCCGCCAATTCAGCAAGGGCGGTTGTTTCCTTCCTGGAGCGCCTCGAGATCAACATCCCCGCAGGAAAGCCCTACAACTCCCAGCGACAGGGCGCCGTCGAGAGGATGCACGGCATCATCGAGGTGTGGTTCGAGTCGGGCCTCCGGCTGCAGCCGGCCTATGATCTCGACACCCTCAACGCCTGGGCCTTCGATTTCTGCGTCCACCATAACGCGACCAGAATTCATACCAGGCACGGCATGACGCGCACCCAGTGCTGGCTGCTCATCCGGCAGGACCAGCTG includes the following:
- a CDS encoding helix-turn-helix domain-containing protein, whose amino-acid sequence is MATSYKRIEAVRKTGEILKFLAGQKEPTTGPRIAEAVNLPTGTTMCHLATLEDLGFVSTVGDRYRLGMGLALFWARVRSTLEADRARIDLDIKSLDMEE
- a CDS encoding transposase family protein, which produces MRWIVWQEDLASELKNADNAAARTRVIEGYTQRTGLSSQHLYRVARQFGYVSGRKARADKGVRRSGLTDRQVELVAGLIQTTAREVKGPIMPVERSLEIAADSGCLEADQVTPAGMRNILRTHQLNAASMKVADPHSRMRSLHPNHCHVFDVSVCIQYYLKGKKGLCIMDERDFYKNKLHNFAKVKARLLRYVIVDHFSGMFYFRYFEAAGESQNNLYTFLVEAWRGRDDERYPFRGVPFHLLMDNGAANSARAVVSFLERLEINIPAGKPYNSQRQGAVERMHGIIEVWFESGLRLQPAYDLDTLNAWAFDFCVHHNATRIHTRHGMTRTQCWLLIRQDQLRELPDREILSEIYSYTDEQFTRSVGREYSISYKGETYNLKHVEGIVPGVSTVRIIIKPFDPETIGVAFRDVIYEVKPVKILPAELGAFPVTAAVIGEEFKSQPDSVVQQAKKRIENMAYGEDRKKDQIPFAGLTVFGHQADKVDLTLMPRKGTPMEIDRAIVEKRISFTEFLKRLTGRVGAISKETNRQLKAAFGDSIEISRADEVIAQIEAEGTWNIGISNSGEVQIANQ